The following are encoded in a window of Vespula vulgaris chromosome 8, iyVesVulg1.1, whole genome shotgun sequence genomic DNA:
- the LOC127065628 gene encoding uncharacterized protein LOC127065628 isoform X2 produces the protein MRITICLLFLGLIAVNAQRRLSLPDPRSCANRVRHASYRDARGVTHSYFFSWEHLPTRSLEVDWLDARNICRRHCMDAVSLETPQENEFIKQRVARGNVRYIWTSGRKCNFNGCDRPDLQPQNVNGWFWSGSGAKIGPTSQRNSGDWSHTGGYGQPQPDNREAAQGNDESCLSILNNFYNDGIKWHDVACHHVKPFVCEDSDELLNFVASRNPGIRL, from the exons ATGAGGATCACCATCTGCTTGCTGTTCCTCGGCTTAATCGCCGTGAACGCCCAACGTCGATTGTCCTTACCGGATCCACGAAGTTGTGCGAATC GCGTTCGTCACGCGAGTTACAGGGACGCAAGGGGTGTCACTCATTCGTACTTCTTCAGTTGGGAACATTTGCCAACTAGAAGCCTCGAGGTGGACTGGCTTGACGCTCGTAACATTTGCCGTCGTCATTGCATGGATGCGGTATCTCTCGAGACGCCACAAGAGAATGAATTCATCAAGCAGAGAGTAGCCAGAG GAAACGTGAGGTACATCTGGACTTCTGGacgtaaatgtaattttaacgGTTGCGACCGTCCCGATCTTCAACCGCAAAATGTCAACGGATGGTTCTGGTCCGGATCCGGTGCTAAAATCGGACCGACCAGCCAACGTAATTCTGGGGATTGGAGCCATACTGGTGGATACGGTCAGCCACAGCCAGACAACCGCGAGGCTGCTCAG GGTAACGATGAATCCTGCCTGTCTATTCTCAACAACTTCTACAACGACGGCATTAAATGGCACGACGTTGCCTGTCATCACGTAAAGCCATTCGTTTGCGAGGACAGCGACGAGCTCCTGAATTTCGTCGCCTCTCGAAACCCTGGAATCCGTTTGTAA
- the LOC127065628 gene encoding uncharacterized protein LOC127065628 isoform X1, giving the protein MLQSRVRSDGISIFNGIRDQNRFRSMRITICLLFLGLIAVNAQRRLSLPDPRSCANRVRHASYRDARGVTHSYFFSWEHLPTRSLEVDWLDARNICRRHCMDAVSLETPQENEFIKQRVARGNVRYIWTSGRKCNFNGCDRPDLQPQNVNGWFWSGSGAKIGPTSQRNSGDWSHTGGYGQPQPDNREAAQGNDESCLSILNNFYNDGIKWHDVACHHVKPFVCEDSDELLNFVASRNPGIRL; this is encoded by the exons ATGCTGCAATCGAGAGTACGTTCGGATGGAATTTCTATCTTTAATGGAATTCGAGACCAAAACCG gTTTAGGAGTATGAGGATCACCATCTGCTTGCTGTTCCTCGGCTTAATCGCCGTGAACGCCCAACGTCGATTGTCCTTACCGGATCCACGAAGTTGTGCGAATC GCGTTCGTCACGCGAGTTACAGGGACGCAAGGGGTGTCACTCATTCGTACTTCTTCAGTTGGGAACATTTGCCAACTAGAAGCCTCGAGGTGGACTGGCTTGACGCTCGTAACATTTGCCGTCGTCATTGCATGGATGCGGTATCTCTCGAGACGCCACAAGAGAATGAATTCATCAAGCAGAGAGTAGCCAGAG GAAACGTGAGGTACATCTGGACTTCTGGacgtaaatgtaattttaacgGTTGCGACCGTCCCGATCTTCAACCGCAAAATGTCAACGGATGGTTCTGGTCCGGATCCGGTGCTAAAATCGGACCGACCAGCCAACGTAATTCTGGGGATTGGAGCCATACTGGTGGATACGGTCAGCCACAGCCAGACAACCGCGAGGCTGCTCAG GGTAACGATGAATCCTGCCTGTCTATTCTCAACAACTTCTACAACGACGGCATTAAATGGCACGACGTTGCCTGTCATCACGTAAAGCCATTCGTTTGCGAGGACAGCGACGAGCTCCTGAATTTCGTCGCCTCTCGAAACCCTGGAATCCGTTTGTAA
- the LOC127065629 gene encoding uncharacterized protein LOC127065629, giving the protein MIMPMLNHRMTVAFLMSLTFLQPANGRKMTLFDFTRMDNVNDWQEISDTVRTVGKSKATLVLQKTQVFQRAIFFTLLNPQPNGAGFAGVRTRVHLNLTDFETIVITCRGQGKNNHYKAVLRHKGFDSNKDLSYEQFFQVPMSNEEFSTVSLKLDSFKPYYRGQEIPEGEPLDVENITMFGLQVYGGVYLPFKQSGVSALEIVTIDAF; this is encoded by the exons ATGATAATGCCAATGTTGAATCATCGCATGACCGTTGCTTTCCTCATGAGTCTCACGTTTTTGCAACCGGCAAATGG GAGGAAAATGACATTGTTCGATTTTACGAGGATGGATAACGTGAACGATTGGCAGGAGATATCGGATACCGTAAGAACAGTCGGAAAATCGAAAGCCACGCTGGTCTTGCAAAAAACTCAAGTCTTTCAGAGAGCAATCTTTTTCACTCTTCTCAATCCGCAACCCAACGGAGCTGGATTTGCCGGTGTGAGAACCCGAGTACATTTAAATCTGACGGATTTCGAAACTATTGTGATTACTTGTCGTGGACAAGGAAAGAATAATCATTACAAGGCTGTCCTTAGACATAAAGGATTTGATTCGAATAAAGATTTGAGTTACGAGCAATTTTTCCAA GTACCGATGTCGAACGAAGAATTCTCAACTGTGTCCTTAAAGTTAGATAGTTTTAAGCCTTACTATCGTGGTCAAGAAATACCAGAAGGGGAACCCCTGGACGTGGAAAACATTACGATGTTTGGCTTGCAAGTCTACGGAGGCGTTTATTTACCTTTTAAACAAAGCGGCGTATCAGCTTTGGAAATCGTAACTATTGAtgcattttaa
- the LOC127065630 gene encoding DNA-directed RNA polymerase I subunit RPA12: protein MAADNNTVSFKTAPGFCPDCGSILPLLGDKGNVSCYSCKRSWGHEVFGDMAMTYTIPFKSKSFYSRAKEIDDNDQGDDGPIVERRCPQCQNEKMSYATLQLRSADEGQTVFYTCTKCKFKETENS from the exons atggCTGCAGATAATAATACCGTGTCGTTCAAGACAGCGCCAGGATTTTGTCCCGATTGTGGATCGATTCTTCCTCTGCTAGGTGACAAGGGCAACGTATCTTGTTATTCTTGCAAACGAAGTTGGGGACATGAAG TTTTTGGTGATATGGCTATGACTTATACTATACCTTTTAAATCAAAGAGTTTTTACTCTCGTGCAAAAGAGATCGATGACAATGATCAGGGTGACGATGGTCCAATAGTCGAACGTCGATGTCCACAGtgtcaaaatgaaaaaatgtcaTATGCAACATTGCAATTAAGATCAGCCGATGAAGGACAAACTGTGTTTTACACATGTACCAAGTGCAA ATtcaaagaaacagaaaattcGTGA